Proteins found in one Quercus robur chromosome 2, dhQueRobu3.1, whole genome shotgun sequence genomic segment:
- the LOC126715488 gene encoding heparanase-like protein 3 isoform X2, protein MFGFTQGCLPMNRWDELNTLFEKAGAKIIFGLNALYGRSIHSDGSAVGAWNYTNAESLIRYTVGKNFTIHGWELGNELSGNGVGTRVAADQYALDTVALQRIVQNIYKEIEPKPIIIAPGGFFDANWFKEFLNKTSKSLDVVTHHIYNLGPGVDQHLVEKILDPSYLDGEANTFRSLHNIVRSSETSAVAWVGEAGGAYNSGHNLVTNAFVFSFWYLDQLGMASSYDTKTYCRQTFIGGNYGLLNTTTFEPNPDYYSALLWHRLMGNNVLSTSFSGTKKIRAYAHCAKHSKGFTLLLINLDNSTTIQVKVAFNRTSSSRHKHKFHRKHIRLPQGYKSENDREEYHLTAKDGNLHSQTMLLNGKILTVNSSGDIPPLEPLYANSSSPISVAPFSIVFAHIPNAVPPACR, encoded by the exons ATGTTTGGTTTTACTCAGGGTTGCCTACCCATGAATAGATGGGATGAATTAAACACCCTCTTCGAAAAAGCTGG GGCTAAGAttatatttgggttaaatgctCTCTATGGACGATCTATACATTCTGATGGGTCTGCTGTAGGAGCTTGGAACTACACTAATGCTGAATCTCTTATACGCTATACTGTCGGAAAGAACTTCACTATCCACGGTTGGGAGCTTG GAAATGAATTGAGTGGGAATGGAGTGGGAACGAGAGTTGCAGCAGATCAGTATGCCTTAGACACTGTTGCATTGCAGCGCATAGTCCAAAATATTTACAAGGAGATTGAACCCAAGCCGATAATAATTGCACCAGGAGGATTCTTTGATGCAAACTGGTTCAAAGAATTCTTAAATAAGACATCGAAATCTTTGGATGTTGTCACCCACCACATATATAATCTGGGGCCAG GAGTTGATCAGCACCTTGTTGAAAAGATTCTTGATCCATCCTATCTTGATGGTGAGGCTAACACATTTAGGAGCCTCCATAACATAGTCAGGAGTTCTGAAACTTCAGCAGTTGCATGGGTTGGTGAGGCCGGAGGGGCTTACAACAGTGGCCATAATCTTGTCACTAATGCCTTTGTGTTTAGTTTCTG GTATTTGGATCAGCTTGGAATGGCATCCTCTTATGACACAAAAACATATTGCAGACAGACGTTCATTGGTGGGAACTATGGTTTACTCAACACCACTACCTTTGAACCAAATCCGGACTACTACAG TGCTCTTCTTTGGCACCGATTAATGGGAAACAATGTTCTGTCAACGAGCTTTTCTGGAACAAAGAAAATACGTGCTTATGCCCACTGTGCAAAACATTCT AAGGGATTCACATTATTATTAATCAACTTAGACAACAGCACCACTATTCAGGTCAAAGTAGCCTTCAATCGTACTTCAAGTTCGCGACATAAACACAAGTTTCATAGAAAACATATTCGGCTGCCTCAAGGTTATAAAAGTGAAAATGATAGAGAGGAATACCACCTTACAGCAAAAGATGGGAATTTACACAGTCAAACCATGCTGCTAAATGGGAAAATTTTAACTGTAAATTCATCTGGGGACATACCTCCATTGGAGCCTTTATATGCAAATTCATCAAGCCCAATATCAGTAGCTCCTTTCTCCATTGTATTTGCTCACATACCAAATGCTGTTCCCCCTGCTTGCAGGTAG